The genomic DNA AGCAAAACAGAGAATAGAGCATATACTGAGAACAGAATTCAAGTCATGGAAGGCTCTGAAAAGTAGTATTGACTGACAGTAGAGCCACGTGACACGCAAAGAGACGTATCCGCCCACATTGTCGCACAATCATCTGTTTCCATCTGAGCATGCTGTATCCTGCATACCAGTTACACTGCAGAGGGCTTCGTGCATCAGGCATGACAGCAGCTCTGCTACCAGGGATTGAAGGCACCTGCACACATGAGAGGACCCACGCCGCAGCAATCTACGTAGCCTCTGCACCAGGCTCTCGTTGATTGGATACGAGTCGATGTCGCCGAAGACATTGCCCAAGTACTCATTTGGAGCAATGATATGAGGTTCTTAACAAATTTGCTCACTCTCTGCCGCGGCGTCTCGCTCATCAACAAGAAGGCAGTGCACCTCGCAGCGAAAACGGATTTGCCTGACTTCTGGTCGATCTGATCATCAAACAGGGCAGGGATATTGGCAAGGGGAAAAGTTCGACTCGGTGCGCGCTTGTCGCACCCAGAGTTTTTTGCCCACTATTGCGGCAAGTGGGGATGGGATGATTCTGTCACTCTCGGGAAGGGGGTTTGAAATGCCAACAAGTGAGCCGCCATCAATTTGTGAGTTGTATATTGGCGCCCTTGAGGGCAACTGTCGGGCTGTACCGACCCTTCGTCAAGGGTTGCCGCCACATACACAAAGTGCCTGCGGAGAGGCGCCCCTTTGGATGGCATCCATAACCAGCATGATTTGGTCGTCAAAGACATCTTGGCAACAAACACGGTAGATCTGATGTTGTTCAAGACCCGCCACTTCTGAACGTCGTGTTAGGTTACAATGATCCtatagtacggagtacggcTTTCACTGGCTGCAAGTGCGAATCCGAACCTGGCTGGCCTTGGCAAAGGTGAGTCGAACTTGCGTATGACGGCTTTCATGAGCATATGGGGCCAAGTGAAAGCGAGACCACTAATAAATTGGCGCATCCGCTGTTGAAACAACgatgggaagaaatggaACTATGAAGTGAATAGGTACTCCTCAACAACCATGTGCAAAGCGTCCCGCCCACCAACGACTCTTAATACGTGGTATCAACCCAGCTGTTCCAACCGCCGCCAAGAACCGTGGCGATGCTAACAGCACCAGAGATGGGAGACTCGTACTCTCTCTTCGAGGTATCCGCTCCAGCACCCTTGTTATTGTACTCATAGTAGAGCGGTGTGGCCCCCGTTGCCATGGGGCTCCAGCCCTTGGGGTTGATGATGTTCGACAACTGGGAATTTTGGAAGATGACACGGGCAAGCACACGCCAAGGCCGACCAAGGTACACCGCGCTGGTAAGATCGACGCCGGGCTTCCCGTAGATGTTGCAGTGGTCGATCGCGTACCAGGTGGTCTCGTCCGCCGTCGTGCGCGACATGGCGGTAATGTAGCCGGGGCCGACGGACACGAGGTCGCATTCGCCGAACCAGGCCGAGGCGTCACCGAAGATGTAGTCAACGGCTCCTGGAGGACATTAGCATATGCGGGTGAGGCGTGGATGGATGGAGGTGGAAAAGAACCGACCCTCGATGTAGCAGTTAGAGTAGTATTGACGACCGGCCTTGGCGTAGAGAGTGTCTTGGTAGCCGACAAAACTGCATCCGTAGAAGCCAAGTTTGTCGGCATTGGCGACGAGCCTAACATATCCCTGTCAGCTACCTCCGACGGAGGGGTCAGAGGACAACATACGTAACAGCCTGTGCGCCCTTGCCGTAACCGTTGATAACATTGATGTTATACATCTTGAACCCGTCCGACCGGACATTGACCGTGGCGCTCTTGTCAAGCGATCCCGCCTCAGGAGAGGAAATGCTATGGGTGATAGTGACCAGGTTCTGCTTGTATGAACTCGTGTCGGTCGTCTCGCCGTACATGGTGAGTTTGCCCTTGTAGTCGATGGTGATCTGCTCCTGGTACGTTCCAGCACCAATGAAGATGCAGGCGTCGGACGTGGAGCTGCCGAGAGCGCTCAACGCAGCGCCAATGGTCGCGTACGTACCCGATGAGCCGACTGTAAGGCATCCGGCTGGGGCTTTACTGCGATTCGACCGTTCTTCGATGGGGCTTGTAGAAGCCGTGAGgccaaagccaagaaggccgaggacGAGAGAGGGAAGATACATTCTGGTGCCTGAAGTCAGGAGTCGACAGTGTGGCTGTTCCGGTCTTCTGGATGTCCTGACAAATGACTGTTCATCCTCCAAGAGACCgggaaggggggggggggggggggggggataGTCGTCTTATAAATGAAATGTTGCAGTAACTGATATAAGGTGACCTGGAATATATTGAATTATATACCCGGCTTGCCCGATTTGGCAGTGGTATGGTTTCATTCGGCACTGCCACTCTTGGCAAACATTCAGTACTACTCAGCAATGTTCACTCATTTAACGAGCTAAAATCCGACCCCCTCAATCAAAGGCATCAATAGCAGCGAGATAGTCATTCGCTTCGAAGGATGAGACACTCATTGATTGTCCATTGGCCTTGGAAATTTTACCAGTCGTCGGCCAACTGATACAGTCTGATTTCACCAGAATATCATATGACGCATCCCTGGAGAATTTCTCCGTCGCCAGATCCTCGCTGTTTCGAATTTTCCATGAATGGATGTAGCCAATTGGCCCTATCTCAATCCTTCCAGAATCCGGAGGATCCGTAGGATTGGCCGAGTCCCCCCGAGGACAGTCCATACTCCAAGGAAGCCAAGTTTGGCATTTATCCGTAGACCACCCCACCCAAGGAGCACAACCGGTTCCTTGATCTGTTTAACCGGGTTCTCCACAATCCCCGTCTTTTTCTAACGGGCTGGCACTTCCCCTGTTCAGGCTGCGACAGTGGCGGGATAATTTGAGCTTTGCAGATTTAGGATGGAGCTGCGTTGAAACAGTCTGACCTTGCTTGTCTCCCCGAATGAAACCGGAGGATTCCATTTAGTTACATATTGCTCCGTAGATCCCGAGACGTCTGCAATTCAGCCAGTCCGTAATGTCTCTGTCTCCAGTTCTCGGTTTGATCAGTTCATCCGTCTCGTACAATGTACTCCgagtagtatatatatatatatatatatatgcatgCGCATTCTCGCCATCATGTCGAACATCCCTCATTGCAGAAGTGAATGCACAAGATGCTGTATCCTCGCAATCTcgctcttttctctcttttaAGCCTCAGCAGTGCTGCTCCCTCGCAGGTTGAGCGCTCTCCCGATGCAGTGCTCAAGCCTCGCGCCGTCTGCACGCCCACGGCTGGTGGAAGTCCTTCGATCGACGATGTACCAGCCATCAGGAAGGCCATTGCCTCGTGCGGCAATGGAGGCACGATAGTGTTCCCCGCTGGGTCGACCTACTATCTGAACAGTGTGCTGGATCTTGCTGGGTGTTCGAACTGCGATATTCAAGTCGAAGGGGTTCTCAAGTTCAGTGGCTCTACCGAGTACTGGGGTGGCAAGACCGCTATGCTCAATATCGATATGATCAATGGCTTGAGGCTCCGATCGTTGACGGGGTCTGGTGTCATCGATGGCAATGGACAGAATGCGTAAGGTGCATCTATCTGTGAGGTTGATGCCGGAGCTGACTCGATACAGATACGATCGTTTTGCCTCCGATAAGAACTATAAACGTCCCACGCTGCTTTACATCACTGGCGGTAGCAACATCGAAGTCTCCGGCCTCCGCCAGAAAAACCCCCCCAACGTGTTCAACTCGGTCAAAGGCGACACGCAGCACGTTACCTTCAAGAACCTCCGCATGGACGCAACCTCCAACTCCCAAAATCCTCCGAAGAATACTGACGGATTCGACATCGGCGCCAGCACGCATGTCACCATCTCGTCCGTCAGTGTGACAAACGATGACGACTGTGTGGCTTTCAAACCCGGCTCCAACTACGTGACAGTCGAGGACGTCACCTGCACCGGGTCGCATGGTATCTCCGTCGGCTCGCTGGGCAAAAGCGGCCCCGATGTGGTGCAAAATATTCTCGCGCATCGCATCACCATGATCGAGTCGACCAAGGCCGCCGGGATCAAGACCTATCCTAGCGGGAACGGCCATGGCTTGTCGACAGTGAAGAACGTGACTTTCTCCGACTTCAACGTGCGCGGGTGCGACTACGCCTTCCAGATCGAGAGCTGCTACGGGGAAAGTGAATCCTACTGCGAGAGCAACCCGGGCAATGCCATTCTGCAGGGTATCGTCGTCAAGGGGTTCTCGGGAACCACGAGTGGCAAGTATGACCCGGTCGTTGCAAACCTGAATTGTGGCGCCCGTGGCACTTGCGACGTGAGTATGAGTGCTTTTAGTGTCAAGGCGCCATCTGGAAAGGCAACCGTTCTGTGTGATAACACGCCTTCAAGCCTGGGTGTGTCCTGCACCTCGGGTGCTTCGGGTTAATTTCGCAGGTGGTTGGTTCTATAACTCATCTTGACGGAGACTCTGGCTTGTTGAGCTTCTATGATTGACCTGCTTTGGCGTGAATAGCCGCAGGCTGACCCATCACTCCATTATATTTGTCGAATGTGTTATATATTGGCTTTTGTAGACCATCTGCTGCGATTAATCCTCCTTCCCTATATGACTGTTCAGGGATAAAGTTTACCCAGGCCAATAATTGTCTTTTCCAGCACCATGTTTTTCAATATAAGTTTTGTGCAGCTTTATGAGCGTTGTCCCGAACAAAGACTCGGTCAGTATAACGAGGTTACTGCTGCCGCGCCAAGGGCACTCGTTCATGCCAAGCCAGTATACTGGCCCAGCATAGGACCAAAATAGAGAATATGCACCCAGTCCGAGATTTCAAAAGCATTCTCAGCATGATAATATCTGCATTCATGGCGGTCTACAACCGCTCGGTCTTCAGTACATGCTCCCATCTCCGCAACATtacaaaagaagaaacagagtCATGGGAAAAGCAACGATTTACACCCACGACTCCTCAGACTGCTCTTCAGCATCACTCCATCGCTGCTCGCTTCTGTCATTCACCGAGGTCTATGATGAAAAAGCTTCAGTGACCCACAGCAGTtgtagtacggagtaccattCACTGGAAGATGCTGCACTATGGAGCACAGATCATGCGTTGACTAGCTGTATCACTCTGAAAGCAACTCATCGCATGAATTATGCAGCTGACGACGAAGCACACTGCCTTCCGTATTTAAGCCAGCTGCACCAGATGTACCACAGTCACTAAAACAATCCACACCTCCCCATACTCCCACCATAGACAAGACCGACAACTCCCATCCTAGCCAGGCGTCCCATGCCGAAAGTGCCCATTCGCACTCTCAAACCCAGCAGCGCCAGTGTGGTCGTGTTGCTGGTGGAAAGTACCTGCAGGGTCTCTACGACGACCACACCTTTACTCCCAGCGACGGCCCAATTCAAAAGGTCGATGTTGATATGCCCCTCACCCTGACTGAGACGATATACCACAACGGGAATCAATACCTCGTGTTGGACTTTGCGGAGGGAGACAAGGAGAACCCCTTCAACTGAAGTGCCTAGCTCCGCTCTTCCAGGCTCCCTTCTGCGAAGGCGAACTCACCGGCCGGTGCGTCGTCTCTGTCGGCGCCTACctcctcttcgccatcatGTTCAGTGGCCTCGCACTCGGCCAGAACATCGTTACCATCATCGTATGCCGCGCCCTGCTCGGCCTCTTCGGCTGCGTCGGCACTATCCTCGTCGGCGGCACCTTCGACGACATGTACACGCCCAACCAGCGCGCCGTCCCCATGGCCACCTTCTCCTACATCGCCATCCTCGGCACCGTAGGCGCCCCCATATACGCCAGCTTCATCGACGAAACCCTCGGTTGGCGCTGGATCTCGAGGAAATGCTCCACAATTCCTCCGTCCAAGGCAATCCACATACTCGCCACCAAACCCGCCCTCCTCGGCTTTGGTCTGTGGTTTAGTCTCGCCTGGTTCCTcacctcctcttcctctccgtCATCCCCATCACCTTCCAGGAAAAAAACGCCTGGAGCGAGGGCGTTGCCGGTCGGTAGTACCCTATATCGCCCTCTGCAGAGGCACAACCTTCGGCTTCGCGCTCAACTTCCCCCAGATCAGCAAATACCGCTTCATCGTCACAGACTCCGCCCGCGAACCAACACCCGAGGCACGCCTCTACG from Aspergillus fumigatus Af293 chromosome 8, whole genome shotgun sequence includes the following:
- the pmeA gene encoding putative pectin methylesterase codes for the protein MYLPSLVLGLLGFGLTASTSPIEERSNRSKAPAGCLTVGSSGTYATIGAALSALGSSTSDACIFIGAGTYQEQITIDYKGKLTMYGETTDTSSYKQNLVTITHSISSPEAGSLDKSATVNVRSDGFKMYNINVINGYGKGAQAVTLVANADKLGFYGCSFVGYQDTLYAKAGRQYYSNCYIEGAVDYIFGDASAWFGECDLVSVGPGYITAMSRTTADETTWYAIDHCNIYGKPGVDLTSAVYLGRPWRVLARVIFQNSQLSNIINPKGWSPMATGATPLYYEYNNKGAGADTSKREYESPISGAVSIATVLGGGWNSWVDTTY
- a CDS encoding putative extracellular exo-polygalacturonase; translation: MHKMLYPRNLALFSLLSLSSAAPSQVERSPDAVLKPRAVCTPTAGGSPSIDDVPAIRKAIASCGNGGTIVFPAGSTYYLNSVLDLAGCSNCDIQVEGVLKFSGSTEYWGGKTAMLNIDMINGLRLRSLTGSGVIDGNGQNAYDRFASDKNYKRPTLLYITGGSNIEVSGLRQKNPPNVFNSVKGDTQHVTFKNLRMDATSNSQNPPKNTDGFDIGASTHVTISSVSVTNDDDCVAFKPGSNYVTVEDVTCTGSHGISVGSLGKSGPDVVQNILAHRITMIESTKAAGIKTYPSGNGHGLSTVKNVTFSDFNVRGCDYAFQIESCYGESESYCESNPGNAILQGIVVKGFSGTTSGKYDPVVANLNCGARGTCDVSMSAFSVKAPSGKATVLCDNTPSSLGVSCTSGASG